A window from Opitutia bacterium ISCC 52 encodes these proteins:
- a CDS encoding DUF1501 domain-containing protein, with translation MESCVKEKPYHFRDIHNTILHQLGIDQNQLTYPHLGRDERLTFLEGGLIEDII, from the coding sequence CTGGAAAGTTGCGTTAAAGAAAAGCCCTATCACTTCCGAGACATTCACAACACGATCTTACATCAGCTGGGTATTGATCAAAACCAGTTGACCTACCCGCACCTGGGAAGAGATGAGCGACTCACCTTTCTCGAAGGTGGATTGATCGAAGATATTATTTAA
- a CDS encoding DUF1501 domain-containing protein: MEKEIQKEFATFQTRRWFLKNCGVGMAGLALNSMLARDGTGAYSPNPLAPKASHFTPTAKRVIYIFQAGGPSHIDLFDPKPELVKRNGQLPPAELLKDYRAAFIKPNSALYGSEFKFSHQGQSGFEISELLPHIGKHVDDICFIRSMHTDAVNHAPAQIFMSTGHQQFGRPSLGAWSLYGLGSETEELPGYVVLTSAKGTSGGASNYGCGFLPTIYNGVPFRGTGDPILYLSNPIGYDRQAQRASLDTLKRLNQQTLDTTADPETAARIQAYETAYRLQTSAPELMDLRQESQTTLDSYMIKDVKESNFARNCLLARRLLERDVRFVQLFHEAWDQHGNLVDGHTKNCKDTDQPVAALLQDLKDRDMLKDTLVVWGGEFGRTPMTQSQGDKDGRDHHNKAFTMWLAGGGVKGGHVHGATDEFGFNITEKPVHVHDLNATLLHILGFDHERLTYRFQGRDFRLTDVDGHVVHDILA; this comes from the coding sequence ATGGAAAAAGAAATACAAAAGGAATTCGCAACTTTTCAAACACGCCGTTGGTTTCTTAAGAACTGCGGAGTCGGCATGGCTGGTCTGGCGCTTAATTCAATGTTAGCGCGTGACGGAACCGGAGCATATTCGCCAAATCCGCTAGCCCCAAAAGCATCTCATTTTACGCCTACGGCGAAAAGGGTAATCTATATTTTCCAGGCAGGTGGACCGAGCCACATTGACCTTTTTGATCCTAAGCCCGAATTAGTAAAACGTAACGGGCAACTGCCACCTGCAGAGTTGCTAAAAGATTATCGTGCCGCTTTTATTAAGCCAAACTCCGCCCTATACGGCTCCGAGTTTAAATTTAGCCACCAAGGCCAAAGTGGATTTGAAATTAGCGAATTATTACCCCACATAGGAAAACATGTAGACGACATATGCTTTATTCGCTCGATGCATACTGATGCAGTAAACCATGCTCCTGCTCAAATATTTATGAGCACAGGCCATCAACAGTTTGGCCGACCGAGCCTTGGGGCTTGGAGCCTCTACGGACTGGGAAGCGAAACAGAAGAACTTCCCGGATACGTCGTTTTAACCAGTGCCAAAGGAACCAGCGGCGGGGCAAGTAACTATGGATGCGGATTCCTGCCGACCATCTATAACGGTGTTCCTTTTCGTGGAACTGGAGATCCCATACTTTACTTGTCTAACCCTATAGGCTACGACCGACAGGCCCAGCGCGCTTCTCTCGACACCCTAAAGAGGCTCAATCAACAAACATTGGATACCACAGCGGATCCAGAAACAGCAGCGCGAATTCAAGCCTACGAAACAGCCTATCGTTTGCAGACGAGTGCACCCGAGCTTATGGACCTGAGGCAAGAGTCTCAGACGACACTTGATTCGTATATGATCAAAGATGTCAAAGAGTCGAATTTTGCGCGCAATTGCCTACTCGCCCGACGACTTCTAGAACGAGACGTTCGTTTTGTTCAGCTCTTTCACGAAGCCTGGGATCAGCACGGCAACCTGGTGGATGGACATACCAAAAACTGTAAAGATACCGACCAACCTGTGGCAGCGCTTCTACAGGACCTCAAGGACCGCGATATGTTGAAGGACACACTGGTCGTATGGGGTGGTGAATTCGGACGGACTCCGATGACCCAAAGCCAGGGAGACAAAGATGGCCGAGACCACCATAATAAGGCATTCACCATGTGGCTGGCAGGTGGAGGAGTAAAGGGTGGCCATGTTCATGGAGCTACGGATGAGTTCGGATTTAATATAACTGAAAAACCGGTACATGTTCATGACCTTAACGCTACCCTTCTCCATATACTCGGCTTCGATCACGAACGATTGACCTACCGCTTTCAAGGAAGAGACTTCCGACTTACCGATGTTGATGGGCACGTGGTTCATGATATCTTAGCTTAA
- a CDS encoding PSD1 and planctomycete cytochrome C domain-containing protein, translating into MNRSFPLVLLGLIPYLLYSKTESIDYSRDILPILSQNCFECHGPDEGTREADLRLDTPDGAYADIFGAVAVKPGYPEDSELIYRIEVKDKDDMMPPPDSKKTLSTEEKELLHTWIKEGGQYDSHWAFQIPKKADIPNGAKHPVDFWVRARLSEESLDPSNPANPNTLIRRISLDLTGLPPSPQEIEAYLRAYKKNSKRATEALIDDLMARPTFGEKWARHWLDIARYSDTNGFEKDKPRDQWAYRDWVINAINDDLPYDQFLIEQLAGDLIPNRTQDQLIASGFMRNGMVNEEGAIVPEQFRLEGIFDRMDTFGKATIGLTLQCAQCHTHKFDPITHDEYFQLFAFFNETHEAKSWIYSDKQLSKIQNIKSEIVNLENQIRKQRPLWAEELAQWKKEQIQTDSIWEVWDTHVQDWKGGLNHPEELDDHSILTLGHPTVTGYSIIEGEIKLPTITGIRLEALLHGDQPFNGPGRSYWGTFAISEMEVYRKSPGEEEWTKVELKNASADFETKRVPLKKYFRHKVKDPNNERLVGPVEFMIDGDETTAWAPDRGPVLRHTESVAVIQFDGSLSLPEGSQLKIHLIQNHGGDGNDRENQQLGRYRFSLSTAAAPQAPTYDHAVTLALQKIQSGLSDTEEKTLFRAWRQSVDELELENKEIAELEANYPEARTSVLHSKDTTEELARVTRLLDRGTWDSPKHEIKRNTPAVLNPMLEKDPTRLDLANWVTSDEAPLTARVQVNRVWQAFFGTGLVTTSEDFGTRAPKPEYLEILDWLAVDFMENNWSLKTLIKTILVSETYQQSSQLSEELNKRDPRNVLLARGPRFRAEAEVVRDIALAASGLLTHKLGGPSIYPPVPQSVLDYNYVKPDYWDPATDDNRYRRSLYLFRKRSMPDPVLSSFDAPNADVSCARRVRSNTPLSALTSLNETIFVEASQGLALRILREGGTNDSDRVNYGYLLTTGRPASRYETKEILNLINSQKDRLAEGWLDIRKIAFRTPDTPQELPKGISPLDVASWTIASRVLLNLDETLTKN; encoded by the coding sequence ATGAACCGTAGTTTCCCATTAGTCCTCCTTGGCCTTATACCCTACCTACTCTATTCGAAGACAGAATCTATTGATTACAGCCGCGATATTCTTCCCATTTTGTCGCAAAACTGTTTCGAATGTCACGGCCCAGACGAGGGGACCAGAGAAGCCGACCTCCGCCTCGATACGCCGGATGGTGCTTATGCAGATATATTTGGAGCCGTTGCGGTTAAACCAGGCTACCCTGAGGACAGTGAACTGATATATCGAATCGAGGTGAAGGATAAGGATGACATGATGCCACCACCCGATTCCAAAAAAACTCTCTCCACTGAAGAAAAAGAGCTGCTTCACACCTGGATAAAGGAAGGTGGTCAATACGACTCTCACTGGGCCTTTCAAATTCCCAAGAAAGCAGATATCCCAAATGGAGCAAAACACCCGGTAGATTTCTGGGTTCGTGCGCGACTTAGCGAGGAAAGTCTCGATCCCTCAAACCCTGCAAATCCAAACACTTTAATCCGGCGAATCTCTCTCGACCTGACTGGACTTCCACCGAGCCCTCAAGAAATAGAGGCCTACCTCAGAGCCTATAAGAAGAACTCAAAAAGAGCCACCGAAGCTTTGATAGATGACTTGATGGCGCGCCCCACTTTTGGTGAAAAATGGGCCAGGCACTGGTTAGACATAGCACGATATTCAGATACCAACGGATTCGAAAAAGATAAACCCCGCGACCAATGGGCTTACCGGGATTGGGTAATCAATGCCATCAACGATGATTTGCCCTATGACCAATTCCTGATTGAGCAACTTGCGGGTGATCTAATTCCCAATCGTACTCAGGACCAACTCATCGCAAGCGGTTTTATGCGCAATGGCATGGTTAATGAGGAAGGAGCTATCGTCCCAGAGCAATTTAGACTGGAAGGTATCTTTGATCGAATGGATACTTTTGGGAAAGCCACCATTGGATTGACACTTCAATGTGCACAATGCCACACCCATAAATTTGATCCTATCACCCATGACGAATACTTTCAATTGTTTGCTTTTTTTAACGAAACTCACGAGGCCAAATCCTGGATTTATAGCGATAAACAATTGTCCAAAATCCAGAATATAAAAAGCGAGATTGTTAATCTTGAAAACCAAATCCGCAAACAAAGGCCACTATGGGCTGAAGAGTTAGCGCAATGGAAGAAAGAGCAGATTCAAACGGATTCTATTTGGGAAGTCTGGGACACTCATGTTCAAGATTGGAAAGGCGGCCTCAACCATCCCGAAGAATTGGATGATCACAGTATACTCACCTTGGGCCATCCAACTGTAACGGGGTATTCCATTATTGAAGGCGAAATCAAATTGCCCACAATTACGGGTATCCGCTTGGAAGCCCTCCTTCACGGAGACCAACCTTTTAATGGACCAGGAAGAAGCTATTGGGGCACGTTTGCCATCAGTGAAATGGAAGTTTACCGCAAATCTCCAGGAGAGGAAGAATGGACAAAGGTAGAGTTGAAAAACGCATCCGCTGATTTTGAAACTAAAAGAGTTCCTTTGAAGAAGTACTTCCGACACAAAGTAAAAGATCCGAATAACGAGCGACTTGTTGGCCCAGTTGAGTTCATGATTGATGGAGACGAAACGACAGCTTGGGCCCCAGACCGTGGTCCGGTATTGCGACATACTGAATCAGTGGCCGTCATTCAATTTGACGGCAGCCTAAGTTTACCGGAGGGAAGTCAGTTAAAAATCCACCTCATTCAAAATCATGGTGGCGATGGAAATGACCGGGAAAATCAACAACTGGGGCGATATCGTTTTTCGTTAAGCACAGCAGCAGCCCCTCAAGCTCCTACTTACGACCATGCAGTAACCCTCGCATTGCAAAAAATTCAATCTGGCTTGTCGGACACTGAGGAGAAAACACTATTTCGAGCATGGCGACAAAGTGTAGACGAACTGGAATTGGAAAATAAGGAAATCGCCGAGCTTGAGGCCAACTATCCAGAGGCAAGAACGAGTGTGCTTCATTCCAAGGATACAACTGAAGAATTAGCCAGAGTAACCCGCCTATTAGATCGTGGCACATGGGACAGCCCTAAACACGAAATCAAAAGAAACACTCCAGCTGTCCTTAACCCGATGCTGGAGAAAGATCCTACACGCCTCGACCTGGCAAATTGGGTAACAAGCGACGAAGCTCCACTCACAGCTAGAGTTCAAGTAAACCGAGTATGGCAGGCATTTTTTGGTACCGGGCTAGTAACCACATCTGAAGATTTTGGAACCCGAGCGCCAAAACCAGAATACCTAGAAATTCTCGACTGGCTAGCGGTTGATTTCATGGAAAACAACTGGAGCCTGAAAACGCTCATAAAAACAATTCTCGTTAGTGAAACCTACCAACAAAGCTCACAATTATCCGAGGAGTTGAATAAACGTGATCCGCGTAATGTGCTGCTGGCGCGTGGCCCCCGATTTAGAGCAGAGGCGGAGGTGGTTCGCGATATAGCATTAGCAGCCTCCGGCTTACTCACCCATAAGTTGGGAGGACCAAGCATTTATCCTCCTGTGCCTCAATCGGTCTTGGACTATAATTACGTAAAGCCCGATTACTGGGATCCAGCAACCGATGATAACCGCTATCGTCGTTCATTGTATCTATTTCGAAAACGATCTATGCCCGATCCGGTGTTGTCATCATTTGATGCCCCGAATGCTGATGTTTCATGCGCACGTCGCGTTCGGTCAAATACCCCTCTTTCCGCACTGACCTCACTCAATGAAACTATTTTCGTAGAAGCATCCCAGGGCCTTGCACTCAGAATATTGAGAGAAGGCGGCACCAATGATTCAGATCGCGTCAACTACGGTTATCTTCTGACGACCGGCAGACCAGCATCACGTTACGAAACCAAGGAAATTCTAAACCTAATTAATTCACAAAAAGATCGCCTTGCAGAAGGATGGTTGGACATTCGTAAAATCGCTTTTCGGACCCCCGACACCCCTCAGGAATTACCGAAAGGAATCAGCCCACTCGATGTCGCCTCATGGACCATCGCCTCACGCGTGCTATTGAATCTCGATGAAACGCTGACTAAAAACTAA